In the genome of Flavobacterium panacagri, one region contains:
- a CDS encoding 3'-5' exonuclease: MLDWLKNINKDYPEFWKDYLTKFESKPNKFVVLSTETSGLNPDKDVILSLGAFSVIDNSIVIKESFETVLLQYKYLQDNGLSNEFIIESKMMKMPEPDALEALVNFIGNSILVGHHINFDVEMLNAALERLDCGRLKNEALDVDVMYRKLTDINDKQFSLDDLCEIYKIPKSDRNSSSEDAYRIGLLFLKLKSRLGIK, from the coding sequence ATGCTAGACTGGCTTAAAAATATAAATAAAGACTATCCAGAATTCTGGAAGGATTATTTAACTAAATTCGAAAGTAAACCAAATAAGTTTGTTGTTTTATCAACAGAAACTTCTGGTTTAAATCCGGATAAAGATGTTATTTTATCACTTGGCGCGTTTTCTGTGATTGATAACAGTATCGTTATAAAAGAAAGTTTTGAAACTGTATTACTTCAATACAAATATCTTCAAGATAACGGACTTTCTAACGAATTTATCATTGAAAGTAAAATGATGAAAATGCCAGAGCCAGATGCTTTAGAAGCTTTGGTGAATTTTATTGGAAATTCAATTCTAGTTGGTCATCATATTAATTTTGATGTTGAAATGCTGAATGCCGCTTTAGAAAGACTAGATTGCGGTCGTTTGAAAAATGAAGCATTAGATGTCGATGTGATGTATAGAAAACTTACCGATATAAATGACAAACAGTTTTCTCTAGATGATTTATGTGAAATTTATAAAATTCCAAAAAGCGACAGAAACTCTTCTTCTGAGGATGCGTATCGAATTGGTCTATTATTTTTAAAATTAAAATCAAGATTGGGAATTAAATAA
- the acs gene encoding acetate--CoA ligase: MSYYKIENLEQYFKHYNKSIREPRKFWGKIAEENFTWYQQWEKVVDFNMAEAEVKWFTEAKVNITKNCIDRHLSKRGDKTAIIFEPNDPSEEALHITYNELYERVSKMANVLREQGVRKGDRVCIYLPMIPELAVSVLACARIGAIHSVVFAGFSASAVSARINDCECKMVITSDGGYRGNKTIDLKGIVDEALETCPSVTKVLVAKRTNTDVKMKEGRDIWLQPLLDAALDNSVAEIMDAEDPLFILYTSGSTGKPKGMVHTTAGYMVYTAYTFKNVFSYEENDIFWCTADIGWITGHSYILYGPLLNGATTVIFEGVPSYPDFSRFWDIIEKHKITQFYTAPTAIRSLAKESLDYIQKYPLKSLKVIGSVGEPINEEAWHWFNDHVGDKRCPVVDTWWQTETGGIMISPIAFVTPTKPTYATLPLPGIQPVLMDEKRNEIEGNQVVGSLCVKFPWPGIARTIWGNHDRYKETYFSAFPGKYFTGDGALRDEVGYYRITGRVDDVVIVSGHNLGTAPIEDAINEHPAVAESAIVGFPHDIKGNALYGYVILKETGEVRNKENLSKEINQYIADHIGPIAKLDKIQFVSGLPKTRSGKIMRRILRKIAEGDFSNFGDTSTLLNPEVVEQIMKERV, encoded by the coding sequence ATGAGCTATTACAAAATTGAAAATTTAGAACAATATTTCAAGCATTACAATAAGTCAATAAGAGAGCCAAGAAAATTTTGGGGAAAAATAGCTGAAGAAAATTTCACATGGTATCAACAATGGGAAAAAGTAGTTGATTTTAATATGGCTGAGGCTGAAGTAAAGTGGTTTACAGAAGCTAAAGTTAACATTACCAAAAACTGTATTGACAGACATTTAAGCAAAAGAGGAGATAAAACGGCAATTATTTTTGAACCTAATGATCCTTCTGAAGAAGCTTTACATATAACATACAACGAACTATACGAGAGAGTATCAAAAATGGCCAATGTTCTTCGCGAACAAGGAGTTCGTAAAGGAGATAGAGTTTGTATTTATCTGCCAATGATTCCTGAATTAGCTGTTTCTGTATTAGCTTGTGCTAGAATTGGAGCTATACATTCTGTTGTTTTTGCTGGATTTTCTGCTTCTGCCGTTTCTGCCAGAATTAATGACTGTGAATGTAAAATGGTTATTACATCTGACGGAGGTTACAGAGGAAATAAAACAATTGACTTAAAAGGAATTGTGGATGAAGCTCTTGAAACTTGTCCGTCAGTAACAAAAGTATTAGTTGCTAAAAGAACGAATACTGATGTAAAAATGAAAGAAGGCCGTGACATTTGGTTACAGCCATTATTAGACGCCGCTCTTGATAACAGTGTTGCTGAAATTATGGATGCCGAAGATCCTTTGTTTATTCTATATACATCAGGATCAACAGGGAAACCAAAAGGAATGGTGCACACTACAGCTGGTTACATGGTATACACAGCCTATACTTTTAAAAATGTTTTCAGTTACGAAGAAAATGATATTTTCTGGTGTACAGCAGATATCGGATGGATTACAGGACATTCTTATATATTGTATGGACCATTGTTAAATGGTGCGACTACTGTAATTTTTGAAGGAGTTCCATCTTATCCAGATTTCAGCCGTTTCTGGGATATTATCGAAAAACATAAAATTACACAATTTTATACAGCACCAACGGCAATTCGTTCTTTAGCAAAAGAGAGTTTAGATTATATTCAAAAATATCCACTGAAATCGCTTAAAGTGATCGGATCTGTTGGAGAGCCAATCAACGAAGAAGCTTGGCACTGGTTTAATGACCACGTTGGAGATAAACGATGCCCTGTTGTAGATACTTGGTGGCAGACTGAAACAGGAGGAATTATGATTTCTCCAATTGCTTTTGTTACGCCAACAAAACCAACTTACGCTACATTACCATTACCTGGAATTCAGCCAGTTTTGATGGATGAAAAACGCAATGAAATTGAGGGGAACCAAGTAGTGGGAAGTTTATGTGTTAAATTTCCTTGGCCTGGAATTGCTAGGACAATTTGGGGTAATCACGATCGTTACAAAGAAACTTATTTCTCTGCTTTTCCTGGAAAATATTTTACAGGTGACGGAGCTTTAAGAGATGAAGTTGGTTACTATAGAATTACAGGTAGAGTAGATGACGTTGTAATTGTTTCTGGACACAATCTAGGAACTGCTCCAATTGAAGATGCTATCAACGAACATCCAGCTGTAGCTGAATCAGCAATTGTTGGATTCCCTCATGACATTAAAGGAAATGCTCTTTACGGATACGTTATTTTGAAAGAAACAGGAGAAGTTAGAAATAAAGAAAACTTATCTAAAGAGATCAATCAATATATTGCTGATCACATTGGACCAATCGCAAAATTGGATAAAATTCAGTTCGTTTCAGGATTGCCAAAAACACGTTCAGGTAAAATTATGCGTAGAATTTTGCGCAAAATAGCAGAAGGAGATTTTTCTAATTTTGGAGATACTTCAACTTTATTAAATCCAGAAGTTGTGGAACAAATTATGAAAGAAAGAGTTTAA
- a CDS encoding DUF294 nucleotidyltransferase-like domain-containing protein, with protein sequence MNTVAEHIADFLKEYKPFDNLTFQELSDIATNIRVINLEKHAVLFQNNDPLHDSFYVVASGVINLTTIADAEETIINKCHEGDIFGLRPFFAKNNYMMTAKAREESIIYAIPIAVFRPFVANNSDVLNFLLESFAVNSRHTKDSVNSNGKLISDVDYIDQQSEMQYIQSLNYNNSPLTTQASHIVKDVAILMTESMVDNIIICEKNHPIGIVTNADLSSKIATGRYPITETIDKIMSSPVVTVLENVSLAEAQLLMLKHNVTHLCVTKDGTSKSVVKGIISEHDLIVAQASNPGVLIKEIKRSQLPKDLKQIRDRLSDLIQNSIQKNIPISHVSNIASEINLAIIKRAVELSILDLGSPPARFAWLSIGSQGRKEQLLLTDQDSILIFEDVTPEKYREVKDYFLRLAKRTTSILEKVGYEYCPNGHMGSNMLWCKSLSDWTKQYNSWMNTPGENSNDLSSIFFDYEIVFGEAKIEEAIENVIFKNAVNNTLFFDFLGNDALKRNSPLSFFKKFIIEEEGPHKGKFDIKTRALMPLIDGARLLILNANIKGIQNTYLRFKQLAITDSKNAEIYLSCAEAFLTLSKFRTVEGLKNDDSGQYINLREMSKTDKEKLKNALAPMKDLEELIKSKFQLTQFS encoded by the coding sequence ATGAATACAGTTGCTGAGCATATTGCTGATTTTTTGAAGGAATACAAACCTTTTGATAATTTAACTTTTCAGGAATTATCGGATATTGCTACCAATATCCGTGTTATTAACTTAGAAAAACATGCGGTCTTATTTCAAAATAATGATCCGCTTCATGATAGTTTTTATGTAGTAGCTTCTGGTGTAATCAATCTTACAACCATTGCTGACGCTGAGGAAACTATTATAAACAAATGCCATGAAGGTGATATTTTTGGTTTGCGCCCGTTTTTTGCCAAAAATAATTATATGATGACAGCTAAAGCACGCGAAGAAAGTATTATTTATGCTATTCCAATCGCTGTATTTAGACCTTTTGTCGCTAATAATTCAGATGTTTTAAACTTCTTATTAGAGAGTTTTGCTGTAAATTCACGTCATACAAAAGACAGCGTAAATTCTAATGGTAAACTAATTTCTGATGTAGATTATATTGATCAGCAATCAGAAATGCAATACATTCAATCACTTAACTATAATAATTCTCCGTTAACAACTCAGGCTAGCCATATTGTAAAAGATGTTGCTATTTTGATGACCGAATCTATGGTGGATAATATTATAATCTGCGAAAAAAATCATCCAATTGGTATTGTAACCAATGCTGATTTGTCTTCAAAGATTGCAACGGGACGCTATCCTATTACCGAGACTATTGACAAAATCATGTCTTCCCCAGTTGTAACTGTCCTTGAAAATGTTTCTTTAGCAGAGGCTCAATTGTTAATGTTAAAACATAATGTAACCCACTTATGTGTTACAAAAGACGGTACAAGTAAATCTGTAGTAAAAGGAATCATTTCTGAACACGATCTTATTGTAGCTCAGGCTAGTAATCCAGGTGTTTTAATTAAAGAAATCAAGCGTTCTCAGCTTCCAAAAGATTTAAAACAGATTCGTGATCGTTTGTCAGATTTGATTCAGAATTCAATTCAAAAAAATATCCCGATTTCGCATGTTAGTAATATTGCAAGCGAAATCAACCTAGCTATTATCAAACGTGCCGTAGAGCTTTCAATTTTGGATTTAGGCTCCCCTCCTGCACGCTTTGCATGGTTAAGTATTGGTAGTCAAGGGCGTAAAGAACAACTTTTATTAACAGATCAGGATAGTATTTTGATTTTTGAAGATGTTACACCTGAAAAATATAGAGAAGTAAAAGATTATTTCTTAAGATTAGCTAAAAGAACTACTTCTATCTTAGAAAAAGTAGGCTACGAATATTGTCCAAACGGCCATATGGGAAGTAATATGCTCTGGTGCAAATCATTGAGTGACTGGACAAAGCAATACAACAGCTGGATGAATACTCCAGGTGAAAACAGCAACGATCTAAGCAGTATTTTCTTTGATTATGAAATTGTTTTTGGTGAAGCAAAAATCGAAGAAGCAATCGAAAATGTAATTTTCAAAAATGCTGTTAACAATACTTTATTCTTTGACTTTTTGGGAAATGATGCTTTAAAGAGAAACTCTCCTTTAAGCTTCTTTAAAAAATTCATTATCGAAGAAGAAGGGCCGCACAAAGGAAAATTTGATATAAAAACTCGCGCGCTAATGCCTTTGATAGATGGCGCACGTTTATTAATTTTGAATGCAAACATTAAAGGAATACAAAACACCTATTTAAGATTCAAGCAGTTAGCAATAACAGATTCTAAAAATGCTGAAATTTATTTAAGCTGTGCTGAGGCTTTTCTAACACTTTCTAAATTTAGAACTGTTGAGGGATTAAAAAATGACGACTCTGGTCAATATATTAATTTAAGAGAAATGTCTAAAACAGATAAGGAGAAACTAAAAAATGCTTTAGCCCCAATGAAAGACCTCGAGGAACTAATTAAGAGTAAATTTCAATTGACACAATTCTCATAA